A DNA window from Piliocolobus tephrosceles isolate RC106 chromosome 9, ASM277652v3, whole genome shotgun sequence contains the following coding sequences:
- the MMRN2 gene encoding multimerin-2 isoform X2 yields the protein MSKLVTLLALCKTEKFLVHSQQPCPQGAPDCQRVKVMYRMAHKPVYQVKQKVLTSLAWRCCPGYTGPNCEHHDSMAIPEPADPSDSHQEPGDGPVSLEPGHLAAAISEVEVQQEQQEHLLGDLQNDVHQVADSLPGLWKALPGNLTAAMMEANQTGHEFPDRSLEQVLLPHVDTFLQVHFSPIWRSFNQSLHSLSQAIRNLSLNVEANRQAISRVQDSAVAKADFQELGAKFEAKVQENAQRVGQLRQDVEDRLHAQHFTLHRSISELQANVDTKLKRLHKAQEAPGTNGSLVLATPQAGARPEPESLQARLGQLQRNLSELHMTTARREEELQYTLEDMRATLTRHVDEIKELYSESDETFDQISKVERQVEELQVNHTALRELRVILMEKSLIMEENKEEVERQLLELNLTLQHLQGGHADLIKYVKDCNCQKLYLDLDVIREGQRDATRALEETQVSLDERRQLDGSSLQALQSAVDAVSLAVDAHKVEGERARAATARLRSQVQALDGEVGALKAAAAEARHEVRQLHSAFAALLEDALRHEAVLAALFGEEVLEEMSEEAPGPLPLTYEQIRVALQDAASGLQEQVLGWDELAARVAALEQASEPPRPAEHLEPSHDAGREEATTTALAGLARELQRLSNDVKRVGRCCEAEAEAGAGAASLNASLDGLQDALFATQRSLEQHQRLFHSLFGNFQGLMEANVSLDLGKLQTMLSRKGKKQQKGLEAPRKRDKKEAEPLVDTRGTGPVPGALGAALWETGSPVAFYASFSEGTAALQTVKFNSTHINVGSSYFPEHGYFRAPERGVYLFAVSVEFGPGPGTGQLVFGGHHRTPVCTTGQGGGSTATVFAMAELQKGERVWFELTQGSITKRSLPGTAFGGFLMFKT from the exons ATGTCCAAGCTGGTCACCTTACTAGCTCTTTGCAAAACAGAGAAATTCCTCGTCCACTCACAGCAGCCATGTCCGCAGGGAGCTCCAGACTGCCAGAGAGTCAAAGTCAT gtaCCGCATGGCCCACAAGCCAGTGTACCAGGTCAAGCAGAAGGTGCTGACCTCCTTGGCCTGGAGGTGCTGCCCTGGTTACACGGGCCCCAACTGCGAGCACCACG attccatggcaATTCCTGAGCCTGCAGATCCTAGTGACAGCCACCAGGAACCTGGGGATGGACCAGTCAGCTTGGAACCTG GCCACCTGGCTGCAGCAATCAGTGAGGTTGAGGTGCAACAGGAACAGCAGGAACACCTTCTGGGAGATCTCCAGAATGATGTTCACCAGGTGGCAGACAGCCTGCCAGGCCTGTGGAAGGCCCTGCCTGGTAACCTCACAGCTGCAATGATGGAAGCAAATCAAACAGGGCACG AGTTCCCTGACAGATCCTTGGAGCAGGTGCTGCTACCCCATGTGGACACCTTCCTACAAGTGCATTTCAGCCCCATCTGGAGGAGCTTTAACCAAAGCCTGCACAGCCTTTCCCAGGCCATAAGAAACCTGTCTCTTAATGTGGAGGCCAACCGCCAGGCCATCTCGAGAGTCCAGGACAGTGCCGTGGCCAAGGCTGACTTCCAGGAGCTTGGTGCCAAATTTGAGGCCAAGGTCCAGGAGAATGCTCAGAGAGTGGGTCAGCTGCGGCAGGACGTGGAGGATCGCCTGCACGCCCAGCACTTTACCCTGCACCGTTCGATCTCAGAGCTCCAGGCCAATGTGGACACCAAATTGAAGAGGCTGCACAAGGCTCAGGAGGCCCCAGGCACCAATGGTAGCCTGGTGTTGGCAACGCCCCAGGCTGGGGCAAGGCCTGAGCCGGAGAGCCTGCAGGCCAGGCTGGGCCAGCTGCAGAGGAACCTCTCAGAGCTGCACATGACCACGGCCCGCAGGGAGGAGGAGTTGCAGTACACCCTGGAGGACATGAGGGCCACCCTGACCCGGCACGTGGATGAGATCAAGGAACTGTACTCCGAATCAGACGAGACCTTCGATCAGATTAGCAAGGTGGAGCGGCAGGTGGAGGAGCTGCAGGTGAACCACACAGCGCTCCGTGAGCTGCGCGTGATCCTGATGGAGAAGTCTCTGATCATGGAGGAGAACAAAGAGGAGGTGGAGCGGCAGCTCCTGGAGCTCAACCTCACGCTGCAGCACCTGCAGGGTGGCCATGCCGACCTCATCAAGTACGTGAAGGACTGCAATTGCCAGAAGCTCTACTTAGACCTGGACGTCATCCGGGAGGGCCAGAGGGACGCCACGCGTGCCCTGGAGGAGACCCAGGTGAGTCTGGACGAGCGGCGGCAGCTGGACGGCTCCTCCCTGCAGGCCCTGCAGAGCGCCGTGGACGCCGTGTCGCTGGCTGTGGACGCTCACAAAGTGGAGGGCGAGCGGGCGCGGGCGGCCACAGCGCGGCTCCGGAGCCAAGTGCAGGCACTGGATGGCGAGGTGGGAGCGCTGAAGGCGGCCGCGGCCGAGGCCCGCCACGAGGTGCGCCAGCTGCACAGCGCCTTCGCCGCCCTGCTGGAGGACGCGCTGCGGCACGAGGCGGTGCTGGCCGCGCTCTTCGGGGAGGAGGTGCTGGAGGAGATGTCTGAGGAGGCGCCAGGACCGCTGCCCCTGACCTATGAGCAGATCCGCGTGGCCCTGCAGGACGCCGCCAGCGGGCTGCAGGAGCAGGTACTGGGCTGGGACGAGCTGGCCGCCCGAGTGGCGGCCCTGGAGCAGGCCTCGGAGCCCCCGCGGCCGGCAGAGCACCTGGAGCCCAGCCACGACGCAGGCCGCGAGGAGGCCACCACCACCGCCCTGGCCGGGCTGGCGCGGGAGCTCCAGCGCCTGAGCAACGATGTCAAGCGTGTCGGGCGGTGCTGCGAGGCCGAGGCTGAGGCCGGGGCCGGGGCTGCCTCCCTCAACGCCTCCCTTGACGGCCTCCAAGACGCACTCTTCGCCACCCAGCGCAGCTTGGAGCAGCACCAACGGCTCTTCCACAGCCTCTTTGGGAACTTCCAAGGGCTCATGGAAGCCAACGTCAGCCTGGACCTGGGGAAGCTGCAGACCATGCTGAGCAGGAAAGggaagaagcagcagaaaggcctaGAAGCTCCCCGGAAGAGGGACAAGAAGGAAGCGGAGCCTTTGGTGGACACGCGCGGCACAGGGCCTGTGCCGGGTGCCTTGGGCGCGGCGCTCTGGGAGACAG GATCCCCTGTGGCTTTCTATGCCAGCTTTTCAGAAGGGACAGCTGCCCTGCAGACAGTGAAGTTCAACTCTACGCACATCAACGTTGGCAGCAGCTACTTCCCTGAACATGGCTACTTCCGAGCCCCTGAGCGTGGCGTCTACTTGTTTGCAGTGAGCGTTGAATTTGGCCCAGGGCCAGGCACTGGGCAGCTGGTGTTTGGAGGTCACCATCGGACTCCGGTCTGTACCACTGGGCAGGGGGGTGGAAGCACAGCAACGGTCTTTGCCATGGCTGAGCTGCAGAAGGGTGAACGAGTGTGGTTTGAGTTAACGCAGGGATCAATAACAAAGAGAAGCCTGCCGGGCACTGCATTTGGGGGCTTCCTAATGTTTAAGACCTGA
- the MMRN2 gene encoding multimerin-2 isoform X1, with protein sequence MILSLLFSLGGPLGWGLLGVWAQAPSTRLSDLQSSRLPGVWRAEVEDTGKDPVGRNWCPYPMSKLVTLLALCKTEKFLVHSQQPCPQGAPDCQRVKVMYRMAHKPVYQVKQKVLTSLAWRCCPGYTGPNCEHHDSMAIPEPADPSDSHQEPGDGPVSLEPGHLAAAISEVEVQQEQQEHLLGDLQNDVHQVADSLPGLWKALPGNLTAAMMEANQTGHEFPDRSLEQVLLPHVDTFLQVHFSPIWRSFNQSLHSLSQAIRNLSLNVEANRQAISRVQDSAVAKADFQELGAKFEAKVQENAQRVGQLRQDVEDRLHAQHFTLHRSISELQANVDTKLKRLHKAQEAPGTNGSLVLATPQAGARPEPESLQARLGQLQRNLSELHMTTARREEELQYTLEDMRATLTRHVDEIKELYSESDETFDQISKVERQVEELQVNHTALRELRVILMEKSLIMEENKEEVERQLLELNLTLQHLQGGHADLIKYVKDCNCQKLYLDLDVIREGQRDATRALEETQVSLDERRQLDGSSLQALQSAVDAVSLAVDAHKVEGERARAATARLRSQVQALDGEVGALKAAAAEARHEVRQLHSAFAALLEDALRHEAVLAALFGEEVLEEMSEEAPGPLPLTYEQIRVALQDAASGLQEQVLGWDELAARVAALEQASEPPRPAEHLEPSHDAGREEATTTALAGLARELQRLSNDVKRVGRCCEAEAEAGAGAASLNASLDGLQDALFATQRSLEQHQRLFHSLFGNFQGLMEANVSLDLGKLQTMLSRKGKKQQKGLEAPRKRDKKEAEPLVDTRGTGPVPGALGAALWETGSPVAFYASFSEGTAALQTVKFNSTHINVGSSYFPEHGYFRAPERGVYLFAVSVEFGPGPGTGQLVFGGHHRTPVCTTGQGGGSTATVFAMAELQKGERVWFELTQGSITKRSLPGTAFGGFLMFKT encoded by the exons TAACTGGTGCCCCTACCCGATGTCCAAGCTGGTCACCTTACTAGCTCTTTGCAAAACAGAGAAATTCCTCGTCCACTCACAGCAGCCATGTCCGCAGGGAGCTCCAGACTGCCAGAGAGTCAAAGTCAT gtaCCGCATGGCCCACAAGCCAGTGTACCAGGTCAAGCAGAAGGTGCTGACCTCCTTGGCCTGGAGGTGCTGCCCTGGTTACACGGGCCCCAACTGCGAGCACCACG attccatggcaATTCCTGAGCCTGCAGATCCTAGTGACAGCCACCAGGAACCTGGGGATGGACCAGTCAGCTTGGAACCTG GCCACCTGGCTGCAGCAATCAGTGAGGTTGAGGTGCAACAGGAACAGCAGGAACACCTTCTGGGAGATCTCCAGAATGATGTTCACCAGGTGGCAGACAGCCTGCCAGGCCTGTGGAAGGCCCTGCCTGGTAACCTCACAGCTGCAATGATGGAAGCAAATCAAACAGGGCACG AGTTCCCTGACAGATCCTTGGAGCAGGTGCTGCTACCCCATGTGGACACCTTCCTACAAGTGCATTTCAGCCCCATCTGGAGGAGCTTTAACCAAAGCCTGCACAGCCTTTCCCAGGCCATAAGAAACCTGTCTCTTAATGTGGAGGCCAACCGCCAGGCCATCTCGAGAGTCCAGGACAGTGCCGTGGCCAAGGCTGACTTCCAGGAGCTTGGTGCCAAATTTGAGGCCAAGGTCCAGGAGAATGCTCAGAGAGTGGGTCAGCTGCGGCAGGACGTGGAGGATCGCCTGCACGCCCAGCACTTTACCCTGCACCGTTCGATCTCAGAGCTCCAGGCCAATGTGGACACCAAATTGAAGAGGCTGCACAAGGCTCAGGAGGCCCCAGGCACCAATGGTAGCCTGGTGTTGGCAACGCCCCAGGCTGGGGCAAGGCCTGAGCCGGAGAGCCTGCAGGCCAGGCTGGGCCAGCTGCAGAGGAACCTCTCAGAGCTGCACATGACCACGGCCCGCAGGGAGGAGGAGTTGCAGTACACCCTGGAGGACATGAGGGCCACCCTGACCCGGCACGTGGATGAGATCAAGGAACTGTACTCCGAATCAGACGAGACCTTCGATCAGATTAGCAAGGTGGAGCGGCAGGTGGAGGAGCTGCAGGTGAACCACACAGCGCTCCGTGAGCTGCGCGTGATCCTGATGGAGAAGTCTCTGATCATGGAGGAGAACAAAGAGGAGGTGGAGCGGCAGCTCCTGGAGCTCAACCTCACGCTGCAGCACCTGCAGGGTGGCCATGCCGACCTCATCAAGTACGTGAAGGACTGCAATTGCCAGAAGCTCTACTTAGACCTGGACGTCATCCGGGAGGGCCAGAGGGACGCCACGCGTGCCCTGGAGGAGACCCAGGTGAGTCTGGACGAGCGGCGGCAGCTGGACGGCTCCTCCCTGCAGGCCCTGCAGAGCGCCGTGGACGCCGTGTCGCTGGCTGTGGACGCTCACAAAGTGGAGGGCGAGCGGGCGCGGGCGGCCACAGCGCGGCTCCGGAGCCAAGTGCAGGCACTGGATGGCGAGGTGGGAGCGCTGAAGGCGGCCGCGGCCGAGGCCCGCCACGAGGTGCGCCAGCTGCACAGCGCCTTCGCCGCCCTGCTGGAGGACGCGCTGCGGCACGAGGCGGTGCTGGCCGCGCTCTTCGGGGAGGAGGTGCTGGAGGAGATGTCTGAGGAGGCGCCAGGACCGCTGCCCCTGACCTATGAGCAGATCCGCGTGGCCCTGCAGGACGCCGCCAGCGGGCTGCAGGAGCAGGTACTGGGCTGGGACGAGCTGGCCGCCCGAGTGGCGGCCCTGGAGCAGGCCTCGGAGCCCCCGCGGCCGGCAGAGCACCTGGAGCCCAGCCACGACGCAGGCCGCGAGGAGGCCACCACCACCGCCCTGGCCGGGCTGGCGCGGGAGCTCCAGCGCCTGAGCAACGATGTCAAGCGTGTCGGGCGGTGCTGCGAGGCCGAGGCTGAGGCCGGGGCCGGGGCTGCCTCCCTCAACGCCTCCCTTGACGGCCTCCAAGACGCACTCTTCGCCACCCAGCGCAGCTTGGAGCAGCACCAACGGCTCTTCCACAGCCTCTTTGGGAACTTCCAAGGGCTCATGGAAGCCAACGTCAGCCTGGACCTGGGGAAGCTGCAGACCATGCTGAGCAGGAAAGggaagaagcagcagaaaggcctaGAAGCTCCCCGGAAGAGGGACAAGAAGGAAGCGGAGCCTTTGGTGGACACGCGCGGCACAGGGCCTGTGCCGGGTGCCTTGGGCGCGGCGCTCTGGGAGACAG GATCCCCTGTGGCTTTCTATGCCAGCTTTTCAGAAGGGACAGCTGCCCTGCAGACAGTGAAGTTCAACTCTACGCACATCAACGTTGGCAGCAGCTACTTCCCTGAACATGGCTACTTCCGAGCCCCTGAGCGTGGCGTCTACTTGTTTGCAGTGAGCGTTGAATTTGGCCCAGGGCCAGGCACTGGGCAGCTGGTGTTTGGAGGTCACCATCGGACTCCGGTCTGTACCACTGGGCAGGGGGGTGGAAGCACAGCAACGGTCTTTGCCATGGCTGAGCTGCAGAAGGGTGAACGAGTGTGGTTTGAGTTAACGCAGGGATCAATAACAAAGAGAAGCCTGCCGGGCACTGCATTTGGGGGCTTCCTAATGTTTAAGACCTGA